A single window of Magnetococcales bacterium DNA harbors:
- a CDS encoding chaperone NapD, translating to MNISGILVYAKPGRQHEVAENLGEQEGIEVHEVLDNGKIIITYESTGMGTQARLISNLHHTSGVISAAMVYHYFEEESDERAAQMKLTDNVIKALQVKEENDETSEREEQKKKESQR from the coding sequence ATGAATATCAGCGGCATTCTGGTTTACGCCAAACCCGGTCGACAGCATGAGGTGGCCGAAAATCTGGGTGAGCAGGAGGGCATCGAGGTTCATGAGGTGCTCGACAACGGTAAAATCATCATCACCTACGAAAGCACGGGGATGGGGACCCAAGCCCGGCTCATCAGCAATCTGCACCACACCTCCGGGGTGATTTCAGCGGCGATGGTCTACCACTATTTTGAGGAAGAATCCGATGAGCGGGCGGCACAGATGAAGCTCACCGATAATGTGATCAAGGCGTTGCAGGTCAAGGAAGAGAACGATGAGACCAGCGAGCGGGAAGAGCAGAAGAAAAAGGAGTCTCAGCGCTGA
- the napF gene encoding ferredoxin-type protein NapF, whose product MPQAISRRNLLFRGTPPTRPPWHVSDSRFTTLCSRCGDCIKSCPEGILTLDRAGFPQVDFSRGECTFCKKCLEICQDGALLAPPAGESAPPWYIKANIGSGCLAHKGVFCRACGDCCEPRSLRFKPRLGAAELPEVHLASCSGCGACVAACPTNAITMATEAKAHAA is encoded by the coding sequence ATGCCGCAGGCCATCTCCAGAAGAAACCTCCTTTTTCGGGGAACGCCTCCCACCCGCCCGCCGTGGCATGTTTCCGATTCCCGCTTTACGACGCTCTGCTCCCGATGTGGCGACTGTATAAAAAGCTGTCCTGAGGGGATTCTCACCCTGGATCGGGCCGGTTTTCCCCAGGTCGATTTCAGCCGGGGAGAGTGTACTTTTTGCAAAAAATGTCTGGAAATCTGCCAGGACGGGGCGTTGCTGGCGCCGCCAGCCGGGGAGAGTGCCCCACCTTGGTACATCAAGGCGAATATCGGCAGCGGCTGTTTGGCCCACAAAGGGGTGTTTTGCCGGGCTTGCGGAGATTGTTGTGAGCCCCGCTCCTTGCGCTTCAAACCCCGTCTGGGGGCGGCTGAGCTGCCGGAAGTCCATCTGGCAAGCTGTAGCGGATGTGGGGCCTGTGTTGCAGCCTGCCCCACCAACGCCATCACCATGGCAACGGAGGCGAAGGCCCATGCCGCCTAG
- a CDS encoding cytochrome c, with protein sequence MNQRQEITERVRGEPGAPSWLKRGVGVVAVVVFWVTAGLVTGGWEPLVLAAPSAQEERDWYSYRRDYYAEGQPADYLFVTNPYPATRGHIVAGGDLYRQFCAECHGADGFGFGYHSATLSPPPARLAFIGRGIGDEGGYLFWSIAEGGIPLGSDMPAYKERLTTRQIWQIILFLQQL encoded by the coding sequence ATGAATCAGCGGCAGGAAATAACAGAAAGAGTTCGGGGAGAGCCTGGGGCACCATCCTGGTTGAAAAGGGGGGTGGGCGTTGTGGCTGTGGTGGTTTTTTGGGTCACGGCAGGCCTTGTGACCGGGGGTTGGGAGCCGTTGGTCTTGGCGGCCCCTTCTGCCCAGGAGGAGCGGGACTGGTACAGCTATCGACGGGACTATTATGCCGAAGGGCAACCGGCTGATTATCTGTTTGTTACCAATCCGTACCCAGCCACCCGTGGCCATATCGTGGCTGGAGGGGATCTCTATCGGCAGTTTTGTGCTGAATGCCATGGCGCGGACGGCTTTGGTTTCGGCTATCACTCCGCCACACTCTCCCCACCCCCAGCCCGCCTGGCGTTCATCGGTCGTGGGATCGGGGATGAAGGGGGGTATCTGTTTTGGAGCATTGCCGAGGGTGGGATACCTTTGGGATCGGATATGCCAGCCTATAAGGAGAGACTCACCACCCGGCAAATTTGGCAGATCATTCTCTTTTTGCAACAGTTGTAA
- a CDS encoding sigma-54-dependent Fis family transcriptional regulator codes for MREPMDIHQRLIRLKSNLERVNRAWTHDDYDQLMGFFVDIFPQLIGGQRCSIFIADRDSEEVWLKFGTNLTEKQIKAPRTGSIVGKSISTGRVIIQNNLDTQEGYHSVTDRKTEFVTRDLICVPIKSLFDDTYIGAVEVLNKISGESFSQTDAKLLQRAVKYLSLAIESNSVSERISTISQQVEEDIEKSGEDLFGSNRVIAESDGMRKVIQITQQVGALPVNIFISGESGTGKEVIARMAHHMGDKRGRPFVAVNCSSIPEQLMESEFFGHEKGAFTGAMNSRQGRFEEAEGGTLFLDEIADMPASIQPKFLRILQEMEGARLGGNRVRKYNFRLISATSRDLRGEVEKGKFREDLFFRLFAVDIDIPPLRERRDDILPLALMFLRRTNEKFEKRVAGFSLETLQLFESYYWPGNVRQLQHEVERLVALTPNNETISPESCSQKLLPSMSKTNEPTFDTLSLPTQRKNLEIQLIKKALKRARGNKIKAAQMLEITRQSLHNKIRQYQLEMA; via the coding sequence ATGCGTGAGCCCATGGATATTCATCAACGATTAATCAGACTGAAATCCAACCTGGAGCGTGTCAACCGGGCCTGGACCCATGACGACTATGACCAGCTGATGGGTTTTTTCGTCGATATTTTTCCCCAACTCATCGGTGGCCAGCGCTGTTCCATTTTCATCGCCGACCGGGATAGCGAAGAGGTGTGGCTGAAGTTTGGCACCAACCTCACGGAAAAACAGATCAAGGCCCCCAGAACCGGTTCCATCGTCGGCAAATCCATCAGCACCGGACGGGTCATCATCCAAAACAATCTCGACACCCAGGAGGGATATCACTCCGTCACCGACCGCAAGACCGAATTCGTCACCCGCGACCTGATCTGCGTGCCCATCAAAAGCCTCTTCGATGACACCTATATCGGTGCGGTGGAGGTTCTCAACAAGATTTCCGGTGAATCATTTTCCCAGACCGACGCCAAACTCCTGCAAAGAGCGGTCAAATATCTCTCCCTGGCCATCGAAAGCAACTCCGTCTCCGAAAGAATTTCCACCATTTCCCAGCAGGTGGAAGAGGATATCGAAAAATCCGGGGAGGATCTTTTCGGCTCCAACCGGGTAATCGCGGAGAGCGATGGCATGCGCAAGGTGATCCAAATCACCCAGCAGGTGGGTGCGCTACCGGTCAATATTTTTATCTCCGGAGAGAGCGGCACCGGCAAGGAAGTGATCGCCCGGATGGCCCATCATATGGGGGATAAGAGGGGACGCCCGTTCGTCGCTGTCAACTGCTCCTCCATCCCGGAACAGCTGATGGAGAGTGAATTTTTCGGTCACGAAAAAGGGGCTTTCACCGGCGCGATGAACAGCCGTCAGGGCCGTTTTGAAGAGGCTGAAGGAGGCACCCTGTTTTTGGACGAAATTGCCGACATGCCCGCCTCCATTCAACCTAAATTTTTACGGATTCTGCAAGAGATGGAAGGCGCCCGGCTCGGAGGCAACCGAGTCCGTAAATATAACTTTCGCCTGATCAGCGCCACCTCCCGGGATCTGCGGGGAGAGGTGGAAAAGGGTAAGTTCAGAGAAGATCTTTTCTTCCGCCTTTTCGCTGTGGATATCGACATCCCCCCCTTGCGGGAGCGGCGGGACGATATTCTACCCCTGGCGTTGATGTTCTTGCGGCGAACCAACGAAAAATTTGAAAAACGGGTGGCAGGCTTTTCCCTGGAAACCCTGCAACTCTTCGAGTCCTATTATTGGCCCGGCAACGTCCGCCAGCTGCAACACGAAGTGGAACGCCTGGTGGCGCTGACACCAAACAATGAAACCATCTCCCCGGAAAGCTGCTCCCAAAAGCTCCTGCCCAGCATGAGCAAAACCAACGAACCCACCTTCGACACCCTCTCCCTGCCGACCCAACGGAAAAACCTGGAAATCCAGCTCATCAAAAAAGCCCTGAAACGGGCTCGGGGCAATAAAATCAAAGCGGCCCAGATGCTGGAAATCACCCGGCAATCCCTGCACAACAAAATCCGCCAATACCAGCTGGAAATGGCCTGA